A stretch of the Haloplanus aerogenes genome encodes the following:
- a CDS encoding HhH-GPD family protein: protein MTGTEREDAALPDDLDAVRTALIEWYEADHRDYPWRRTDDPYAILVSEVMSQQTQLDRVVEAWDAFLDRWPTVEALASADRSDVVAFWSDQRLGYNNRARYLHEAAGQVVDDYGGEFPETPSELQELMGVGPYTANAVASFAFNNGDAVVDTNVKRVLYRAFEVPDDDSTFDRAAQTLMPAGESRVWNNAIMELGGVACQQRPRCDEAGCPWREWCRAYETGDFTAPDVPTQPSFEGSRRQMRGRVISALKEYDELALDELGPRVRVDYAPEGKYGREWLRGLLSDLSDDGLIQLEEQETTTVARLQA from the coding sequence ATGACCGGAACCGAGCGCGAGGACGCCGCGCTCCCCGACGACCTCGACGCCGTCCGCACGGCCTTGATCGAGTGGTACGAGGCCGATCACCGCGACTACCCGTGGCGACGGACCGACGATCCCTACGCCATCCTCGTCTCAGAGGTGATGAGCCAGCAGACTCAGCTAGATCGGGTGGTCGAGGCGTGGGACGCCTTCCTCGACCGGTGGCCGACCGTCGAGGCACTCGCTTCCGCCGACCGGAGCGACGTGGTCGCGTTCTGGTCCGACCAGCGCCTCGGCTACAACAACCGCGCGCGCTACCTCCACGAGGCGGCGGGACAGGTCGTCGACGACTACGGCGGCGAGTTTCCCGAGACGCCGAGCGAGCTACAGGAACTGATGGGCGTCGGCCCCTACACCGCCAACGCCGTCGCCAGTTTCGCGTTCAACAATGGGGATGCCGTTGTCGACACGAACGTCAAGCGGGTACTCTACCGCGCCTTCGAGGTTCCGGACGACGATTCTACCTTCGACCGTGCCGCCCAGACTCTCATGCCCGCCGGCGAGTCCCGGGTCTGGAACAACGCGATCATGGAACTCGGCGGCGTGGCCTGCCAGCAGCGTCCCCGGTGTGACGAGGCAGGCTGTCCGTGGCGGGAGTGGTGTCGCGCCTACGAGACGGGCGATTTCACCGCGCCCGACGTGCCGACCCAGCCGAGTTTCGAGGGGAGTCGGCGGCAGATGCGTGGGCGGGTGATTTCGGCGCTGAAGGAGTACGACGAACTCGCGCTGGACGAGTTGGGGCCGCGAGTGCGGGTGGACTACGCGCCCGAGGGGAAGTACGGTCGGGAGTGGCTTCGTGGGCTCCTGTCGGATCTGTCCGACGACGGGTTGATCCAACTGGAGGAGCAGGAGACGACGACGGTCGCTCGTCTCCAAGCGTAA
- a CDS encoding pyruvoyl-dependent arginine decarboxylase — protein sequence MDIEIVWGTGEGKTTLSAFDKALSEGGIHNYNLVTLSSVIPEGATVVEQGTHEQRWDVGELVAVILAENESLVQDETIAAGLGWATAEEGGVFFEGSGESASNVEKRITRGIETAKETRDSWTWHDGIEMKVVEHTVEQAGAVVVSAVHRPV from the coding sequence ATGGACATCGAGATCGTCTGGGGTACCGGAGAGGGCAAGACCACCCTGAGTGCGTTCGACAAGGCGTTGAGCGAGGGTGGCATCCACAACTACAATCTGGTCACGCTCTCGTCGGTGATCCCCGAGGGCGCGACCGTGGTCGAGCAAGGAACCCACGAACAACGGTGGGACGTGGGGGAACTCGTCGCCGTCATCCTCGCCGAGAACGAGTCGCTGGTGCAGGACGAAACCATCGCGGCGGGGCTCGGCTGGGCGACCGCGGAGGAGGGCGGTGTCTTCTTCGAAGGGAGCGGCGAGAGCGCGTCGAACGTCGAAAAGCGGATCACTCGCGGGATCGAGACCGCCAAGGAGACCCGTGATTCGTGGACGTGGCACGACGGCATCGAGATGAAAGTCGTCGAGCACACCGTCGAACAGGCGGGCGCCGTCGTCGTCTCTGCCGTCCATCGGCCGGTGTAG
- a CDS encoding BolA family protein, giving the protein MDTADVERLIEEGIEDAEATVTKPRVPDEDHEDAHFAAVVISPAFEGVPLVQQHQMVYDALEGHMTTDIHAMEMKTYTPEAYEEHGPDA; this is encoded by the coding sequence ATGGACACCGCGGACGTCGAACGTCTGATCGAGGAAGGTATCGAGGACGCCGAGGCGACGGTCACCAAACCCCGCGTGCCGGACGAGGACCACGAGGACGCCCACTTCGCCGCGGTCGTTATCTCGCCCGCCTTCGAGGGCGTACCCCTCGTCCAGCAACACCAGATGGTGTACGACGCGCTGGAGGGACACATGACGACGGATATCCACGCGATGGAGATGAAGACGTACACGCCGGAGGCGTACGAGGAACACGGACCCGACGCGTAG
- a CDS encoding class II fumarate hydratase, giving the protein MSDDSGEDGFRVERDSLGEIRVPADAYWGAQTQRAVENFPISDARFGRRFVRALGVVKKSAARANRDLGLVDDEIATAIVDAADEVIAGEHDDQFPVDVFQTGSGTSSNMNANEVIANRAAELMGSEVGDRVVHPNDHVNFGQSSNDVIPTAMHVAALEAVEKDLVPALETLAAALDEKAEAFDGVVKTGRTHLQDATPVRLGQEFGGYRTQVEKGIERCESVQPRLAELALGGTATGTGLNTHPEFPERAAAYIAEETDLPFREADDHFEAQAAHDAMGEAHGALRTVAGSLNKIANDLRLLASGPRNGLGEIEQPENQPGSSIMPGKINPVVAEAVNQVHTQVVGNDAAVSAGAAGGQLDLNLYKPVVAYNFLQSADLLANAAETFAEKFVAKLEANEDHCADAVERSMALATALNPAIGYDKASEVAKAALKEGKTVREVAVAKGYLTEAEADEVLDPERMTHRGILSGDGDE; this is encoded by the coding sequence ATGAGCGACGATAGCGGTGAGGACGGATTCCGCGTCGAACGGGACAGCCTCGGCGAGATTCGCGTGCCCGCCGACGCCTACTGGGGAGCCCAGACCCAGCGCGCGGTGGAAAATTTCCCGATCAGCGACGCGCGGTTCGGGCGGCGATTCGTTCGCGCGCTCGGCGTCGTCAAGAAATCGGCGGCGCGGGCCAACCGTGATCTGGGCCTCGTCGACGACGAGATCGCGACGGCCATCGTCGACGCCGCGGACGAGGTGATCGCTGGCGAGCACGACGACCAGTTCCCGGTCGACGTGTTCCAGACCGGATCGGGCACCTCCTCGAACATGAATGCCAACGAGGTGATCGCCAACCGCGCGGCGGAACTGATGGGCTCGGAGGTGGGCGACCGGGTGGTCCACCCCAACGACCACGTCAACTTCGGACAGTCCTCGAACGACGTGATCCCCACCGCGATGCACGTCGCGGCGCTGGAGGCGGTGGAGAAGGATCTCGTGCCCGCGCTGGAGACGCTCGCCGCGGCGCTCGACGAGAAAGCCGAGGCGTTCGACGGCGTCGTCAAGACCGGCCGCACCCACCTGCAGGACGCCACCCCCGTCCGCCTCGGGCAGGAGTTCGGCGGCTACCGCACGCAGGTCGAGAAGGGCATCGAGCGCTGTGAGTCGGTCCAGCCCCGACTCGCGGAACTCGCCCTCGGTGGGACAGCGACGGGGACGGGGCTGAACACCCACCCCGAGTTCCCCGAACGCGCGGCGGCGTACATCGCCGAGGAGACGGACCTCCCCTTCCGCGAGGCGGACGACCACTTCGAGGCGCAGGCCGCCCACGACGCCATGGGCGAGGCCCACGGCGCCCTGCGGACGGTCGCGGGCTCGCTGAACAAGATCGCCAACGACCTCCGACTGCTCGCCTCCGGCCCGCGCAACGGGCTGGGCGAAATCGAACAGCCCGAGAACCAGCCGGGATCGTCGATCATGCCCGGCAAAATAAATCCGGTCGTCGCCGAGGCGGTCAATCAGGTCCACACGCAGGTCGTGGGCAACGACGCCGCCGTCTCCGCCGGCGCGGCGGGCGGTCAACTCGACCTCAACCTCTACAAACCCGTCGTCGCGTACAACTTCCTCCAGTCGGCCGACCTCCTCGCGAACGCCGCCGAGACGTTCGCGGAGAAATTCGTGGCGAAACTGGAGGCGAACGAGGACCACTGTGCCGACGCCGTCGAGCGGTCGATGGCGCTGGCGACGGCGCTCAACCCCGCCATCGGCTACGACAAGGCGTCGGAAGTCGCCAAGGCGGCGCTGAAAGAGGGCAAGACCGTCCGCGAGGTGGCGGTGGCGAAAGGCTACCTCACCGAGGCGGAAGCGGACGAGGTACTCGATCCCGAGCGGATGACTCACCGGGGGATTCTGAGCGGCGACGGCGACGAGTAG
- a CDS encoding HVO_2901 family zinc finger protein — MPQMHVSTRRDLLVCRKCDAEFPEGRATKDGWTYECPECGEATGLGEGLRRV, encoded by the coding sequence ATGCCGCAGATGCACGTCTCTACCCGCCGGGATCTGCTCGTGTGCCGAAAATGTGATGCCGAGTTCCCGGAGGGTCGTGCGACCAAGGACGGGTGGACGTACGAGTGCCCGGAGTGCGGCGAGGCGACCGGTCTGGGTGAGGGCCTGCGGCGCGTCTAA
- a CDS encoding M61 metallopeptidase family protein, with translation MTSRLSRTLVLLVVVGSLVVAGVAPAVATVDSDPDAAEWTTLPTHEGGSTGTPSEEAILHQRAIASRNPEPGSVTLTFAYDVPSAVTGLRVAVPVVGLDGISLAGMDGFERTERGYFLWDGETERPTISIRMAVSDSLASGVRGIERDDWALVSEPQTRIQVRTDAQPLQTTSFDVAAGEQGFARSHLAYLGPHERRNVTVADERATFVLGAESATPDRAIAFLRTANEHFDLGVQRDTITVFVLPLSGLEEGPVQAATVDTAFWVGSTGLRLDSTGSVFTHEYVHTRLSTVGREDATWLTEATAEYYGRLFAFNDGVGTYDSFLDGLRATQYTPDSRPVVLTDSETWRGTKAHYAKGAHVLAALDAEIQRRTDGEHTLRDVFAGRTEPFRNYRAFRAAVVEVTGDESIGSWLDRYATTDDLPPLPEDPRYYVAEPSLDPDGDGMASGAELDAGRHPFVEGAATERLQEEAETGTDATNTDDGTTPAPAGTQGSAPGFGVVAVVVALAALGVGLRRQ, from the coding sequence ATGACCTCTCGCCTGTCTCGGACGCTCGTACTCCTCGTCGTCGTCGGCTCACTCGTCGTCGCGGGCGTCGCACCCGCCGTCGCGACGGTAGATAGCGACCCGGATGCCGCCGAGTGGACGACCCTGCCCACGCACGAGGGTGGTTCGACGGGGACGCCGAGCGAGGAGGCGATCCTCCACCAGCGTGCCATCGCCTCCCGCAACCCCGAGCCGGGGAGTGTGACCCTCACCTTCGCGTACGACGTGCCGTCGGCCGTCACGGGCCTCCGGGTCGCCGTGCCCGTCGTGGGCCTCGACGGTATCAGCCTCGCCGGGATGGACGGCTTCGAGCGCACCGAACGCGGCTACTTCCTCTGGGACGGCGAGACCGAGCGGCCGACCATCTCGATCCGTATGGCGGTGAGTGACTCGCTCGCCTCGGGCGTCCGGGGGATCGAACGCGACGACTGGGCGCTCGTCTCCGAACCCCAGACGCGTATTCAGGTGCGGACCGACGCACAGCCCCTCCAGACCACCTCCTTCGACGTGGCTGCGGGCGAACAGGGCTTCGCGCGGAGCCACCTGGCGTATCTCGGCCCCCACGAACGCCGGAACGTGACCGTCGCCGACGAGCGTGCGACGTTCGTCCTCGGCGCCGAGAGCGCGACTCCCGACCGGGCCATCGCCTTCCTGCGCACCGCGAACGAACACTTCGACCTCGGGGTGCAACGCGACACGATCACGGTGTTCGTCCTCCCGCTGAGCGGACTGGAGGAAGGACCGGTGCAGGCCGCGACGGTCGACACCGCGTTCTGGGTGGGGAGTACGGGCCTCCGCCTGGACTCGACGGGGTCGGTGTTCACGCACGAGTACGTCCACACGCGACTGAGCACGGTCGGCCGGGAGGACGCGACGTGGCTGACCGAGGCGACGGCCGAGTACTACGGCCGCCTGTTCGCCTTCAACGACGGCGTCGGCACGTACGACTCCTTCCTCGACGGCCTCCGCGCGACGCAGTACACGCCCGACAGCCGGCCCGTCGTGCTCACCGATTCGGAGACGTGGCGGGGGACGAAGGCCCACTACGCCAAGGGCGCGCACGTCCTCGCGGCGCTCGACGCGGAGATTCAGCGCCGGACGGACGGCGAGCATACGCTCCGTGACGTGTTCGCTGGGCGGACGGAGCCGTTCCGCAACTATCGCGCCTTCCGCGCCGCAGTGGTGGAGGTGACGGGTGACGAGTCGATCGGTTCGTGGCTGGACCGCTACGCGACCACGGACGACCTGCCGCCGCTGCCGGAGGACCCCCGGTACTACGTCGCCGAGCCATCGCTCGATCCGGACGGGGATGGGATGGCGAGCGGCGCGGAACTCGACGCCGGGCGGCACCCGTTCGTCGAAGGGGCGGCGACGGAACGATTGCAGGAGGAAGCGGAAACGGGAACGGACGCCACGAACACCGACGACGGGACGACGCCAGCACCGGCCGGGACGCAGGGATCGGCGCCCGGATTCGGTGTGGTCGCAGTCGTCGTCGCACTCGCGGCGCTCGGAGTCGGGCTACGTCGACAGTAA
- a CDS encoding cytochrome c maturation protein CcmE domain-containing protein, protein MNASAAFVSPTQLSDDDYDGEWVNLEGSVQNLDTQGQRATFEVTDGNHSTRVVYEGTLPETMGENRIVVAKGRVEGDTLVAKQLSVRAHEGSERPAEAR, encoded by the coding sequence ATGAACGCCTCTGCTGCGTTCGTGAGTCCAACACAACTGTCCGACGACGACTACGACGGCGAGTGGGTGAATCTCGAGGGGTCGGTGCAGAACCTCGACACGCAAGGGCAGCGGGCGACGTTCGAGGTGACCGACGGCAACCACTCGACACGCGTCGTCTACGAGGGGACGCTCCCCGAGACGATGGGCGAGAATCGCATCGTCGTCGCCAAAGGGCGAGTCGAGGGCGACACGCTCGTCGCCAAGCAGCTCTCCGTCCGTGCCCACGAGGGGTCCGAACGGCCCGCCGAGGCGCGATGA
- a CDS encoding ABC transporter ATP-binding protein, whose translation MTETAIRVADVTKAYGRVTAVDGLSFAVEDGETVGLFGPNGAGKTTLLRMLAGLVRPTGGTITLGASELTPDDHAVYRRLGVVTHDTMLYDALTARENLRVHADLHGLDDPAARCETVLDTVGLRERASQRPEAFSHGLCKRLSLARALLHRPDVLLLDEPYTGLDQRSVADLEAVLDGFDDRTVVLTTHDIDRGVDRCDRALVLDRGELRADVSLDGSVADFDATYRRAIGLNESERGRDV comes from the coding sequence ATGACGGAGACGGCGATTCGGGTAGCCGACGTGACGAAGGCGTACGGCCGCGTCACCGCCGTCGACGGCCTCTCCTTCGCCGTCGAGGACGGCGAGACGGTCGGGCTGTTCGGGCCGAACGGGGCCGGCAAGACCACGCTCTTGCGGATGCTCGCGGGACTCGTCCGTCCGACCGGCGGGACGATCACCCTCGGCGCGTCGGAACTGACGCCGGACGACCACGCCGTCTACCGCCGGCTCGGCGTCGTGACCCACGATACGATGCTGTACGACGCCCTCACCGCCCGCGAGAACCTCCGGGTCCACGCCGACCTCCACGGCCTCGACGACCCGGCGGCACGCTGCGAGACGGTGCTGGACACCGTGGGCCTGCGCGAGCGAGCGAGCCAGCGGCCCGAGGCGTTCTCCCACGGCCTCTGCAAGCGACTGTCGCTCGCCCGCGCGCTCCTGCACCGGCCGGACGTGTTGCTCCTCGACGAACCCTACACCGGACTCGATCAGCGGTCGGTCGCCGATCTGGAGGCCGTCCTCGACGGCTTCGACGACCGGACCGTCGTCCTGACGACCCACGACATCGACCGCGGGGTCGACCGGTGTGACCGGGCGCTGGTGCTCGACCGGGGCGAACTCCGCGCCGACGTCTCCCTCGACGGATCCGTCGCCGACTTCGACGCCACGTATCGCCGCGCGATCGGACTGAACGAATCGGAGCGTGGCCGCGACGTATGA
- a CDS encoding heme exporter protein CcmB: protein MRAFLVAVFRIVRKDLRVESRTKGITTTTAVFALLVVLAFAFSFVKTFREPAVLGRGALWIAFVFGGTLGVTKAAAIEDRNAALDGLLVAPVDRSAVYLGKVTSTALFVFVVNVVTLGVTTVFLGYAPTPRTALAVVGILAIAAVGFAAVGVVVATLTYRSGLDELALPLLLVPLVVPVLLAGVELTAALTAGAPLGSWLRLLCLYTGVLLLAGVATFEFVVEE from the coding sequence ATGAGGGCCTTTCTCGTCGCCGTGTTCCGCATCGTCAGGAAGGATCTGCGCGTCGAGAGTCGGACGAAAGGCATCACGACGACGACGGCGGTGTTCGCGCTCCTCGTCGTCCTCGCCTTCGCGTTCAGTTTCGTCAAGACGTTCCGGGAGCCGGCAGTGCTCGGCCGCGGGGCGCTCTGGATCGCGTTCGTCTTCGGGGGCACCCTCGGGGTGACGAAGGCGGCGGCCATCGAGGATCGGAACGCCGCCCTCGACGGCCTGCTGGTGGCACCGGTCGACCGCTCGGCCGTCTACCTCGGGAAGGTGACGAGCACGGCACTGTTCGTCTTCGTCGTGAACGTGGTGACGCTCGGGGTGACGACGGTGTTCCTCGGCTACGCGCCGACGCCGCGGACGGCGCTCGCCGTCGTCGGGATTCTCGCCATCGCCGCCGTCGGATTCGCCGCCGTGGGCGTCGTCGTCGCGACGCTGACCTATCGCTCCGGCCTCGACGAACTCGCGCTCCCGCTGTTGCTCGTCCCTCTCGTCGTGCCCGTGTTGCTGGCGGGCGTCGAACTCACGGCGGCGCTCACTGCAGGCGCCCCACTGGGATCGTGGCTCCGCCTCCTCTGTCTCTACACGGGCGTCCTCTTGCTCGCGGGCGTGGCGACGTTCGAGTTCGTCGTAGAGGAGTAG
- a CDS encoding CcmD family protein produces MEPLLLFGYTALFVALFGYVTYLQRRLGRLERQLNDAR; encoded by the coding sequence ATGGAACCACTGCTCCTGTTCGGCTACACGGCGCTGTTCGTCGCCCTCTTCGGGTACGTGACGTACCTGCAGCGTCGACTGGGTCGTCTCGAACGCCAGTTGAACGACGCGCGCTAA
- a CDS encoding cytochrome c biogenesis protein, producing the protein MTTDEYERTERTRSNRFSAARIVGRITGILHRVTRSRAVKWGTLVFGTLSLALVFGTASKTMYGIEHGGNLLAYWHIALAWVAAAALGTTFVGSALYLRYRGPFWSRLAHSSGELGFLFATLTLLFGSAWGKVIWNSWWEWTDVRLVTFLIVWFIYAGYLVVSAATDPGAGDRYVAVYGVIGFVTVPISYASTRLWTPTFHETTMGNPQVSANIDPTTLVVTVVAATFLYVYLLGLRIQVHEVEDRIRRLHTQRR; encoded by the coding sequence ATGACGACAGACGAATACGAACGAACGGAACGCACACGGTCGAATCGCTTCAGCGCCGCTCGCATCGTCGGACGGATAACGGGTATCCTCCACCGCGTGACGCGAAGTCGCGCGGTGAAATGGGGGACGCTCGTGTTCGGCACGCTCTCGCTGGCGCTCGTGTTCGGCACCGCCTCGAAGACGATGTACGGCATCGAACACGGCGGCAACCTGCTGGCATACTGGCACATCGCCCTCGCGTGGGTGGCCGCCGCGGCACTCGGCACCACGTTCGTCGGGAGCGCGCTCTATCTCCGTTACCGCGGGCCGTTCTGGAGCCGCCTCGCCCACAGTTCGGGCGAACTTGGCTTCCTCTTCGCGACGCTGACGCTCCTGTTCGGAAGCGCGTGGGGGAAGGTCATCTGGAACTCGTGGTGGGAGTGGACGGACGTGCGCCTCGTCACCTTCCTCATCGTGTGGTTCATCTACGCGGGCTATCTCGTGGTGTCGGCCGCGACGGACCCGGGAGCGGGTGATCGGTACGTCGCGGTGTACGGCGTCATCGGCTTCGTCACCGTGCCGATCTCGTACGCCTCCACTCGGCTGTGGACGCCGACGTTCCACGAGACGACGATGGGGAACCCGCAGGTCAGCGCCAACATCGATCCCACGACGCTGGTCGTGACCGTCGTCGCGGCGACGTTCCTGTACGTCTACCTGCTGGGGCTTCGTATCCAGGTGCACGAAGTCGAAGACCGCATTCGCCGACTCCACACGCAACGGAGGTGA
- a CDS encoding cytochrome c biogenesis CcdA family protein — translation MIETPSTVAVFLAGVVTILTPCCLPMIPVLVVGANGHRLRPVAIVAGSTLTFTALGTLTASLGAVTPETIRAPFAVLMLVFGVVLADDDVNDLYTTYASRLAGRATALTGRVDEDRHPIANAFVVGLLLGIIWLPCVGPILGGVLAYVGSSASVAGGAALLFTYGVGFSIPLLGVAYAGRIGGHRLVDSASTASFRTATGYAFVLLGLAVLFDVDKLALASVTNLS, via the coding sequence ATGATAGAGACACCCTCCACGGTCGCGGTCTTTCTCGCGGGAGTGGTGACTATCCTGACACCGTGTTGCCTGCCGATGATTCCCGTTCTCGTCGTGGGGGCGAACGGCCACCGACTCCGCCCGGTCGCCATCGTCGCCGGGAGCACGCTGACGTTCACGGCGCTGGGGACGCTCACGGCGTCGCTCGGTGCCGTTACGCCGGAGACGATTCGGGCCCCGTTCGCGGTCCTCATGCTCGTGTTCGGCGTCGTACTGGCCGACGATGACGTGAACGACCTCTACACGACGTACGCGTCCCGACTGGCGGGCCGGGCGACGGCGCTGACGGGCCGTGTCGACGAGGACCGCCACCCCATCGCGAACGCCTTCGTCGTCGGGTTGCTCCTCGGCATCATCTGGTTGCCCTGCGTCGGCCCCATCCTCGGCGGCGTCCTCGCGTACGTCGGGTCGTCGGCGAGCGTCGCCGGCGGGGCCGCCCTCCTGTTTACCTACGGCGTCGGCTTTTCCATTCCCCTCCTCGGCGTGGCATACGCGGGTCGGATCGGTGGCCACCGCCTCGTCGACTCCGCGTCCACCGCTAGCTTCCGAACTGCGACCGGCTACGCCTTCGTCCTCCTCGGCCTCGCGGTGCTGTTCGACGTGGACAAACTCGCACTCGCGTCGGTCACCAACTTGAGCTGA
- a CDS encoding c-type cytochrome, which yields MSQGDSTLLLKPALLLAGTVFAAIILVFALNGVLAYLGTGAVGPAGPQAGGAGATGATATPQGADTGGGGTAAAEGSVQKLPGDWSGSKWYNEDLREQEFKYKDPKAGSEVQFQPKKMNNSTLPENENRRELVREGRKLFANTSNEMPEHVGNDLSCANCHGGGSLPTTTGMVGQDIDMIPLVGTAAGYPEWTGRTQRMRDMRQRIMGCFLRSMNAPGSEEGVPAYDSREIQAMESYMVWLNKGTPSERVPYWRHIEKPEGDEKVPVSEVNPVRGAELYLENCASCHGANGQGVEGQYPPLWGEDSFNDGAGMGRMYTSAGFIRESMPYGAGHTFSNWEDVQDVAGFMNAHKRPHLPRQPKDWAVAGAPDEGIYYNRTQQRLGYDMNPMTKKLMLAGIPIDDSEVTQEMIPEDTSRYEQPLRNESVDGSWQTTWIRTYENVGNESASNATASNQSALEPQAAVSSAMRDGESAETRADTAG from the coding sequence ATGAGTCAGGGCGATTCGACGCTCCTGCTCAAACCCGCACTCCTCCTCGCCGGGACGGTGTTCGCGGCGATCATCCTCGTGTTCGCCCTCAACGGGGTGCTCGCGTACCTCGGCACCGGTGCGGTCGGTCCCGCTGGCCCGCAGGCCGGCGGGGCCGGCGCGACCGGCGCGACGGCGACGCCACAGGGGGCAGACACGGGCGGTGGAGGCACCGCGGCCGCCGAGGGAAGCGTTCAGAAGCTTCCCGGGGACTGGAGCGGGAGCAAGTGGTACAACGAGGACCTGCGAGAGCAGGAGTTCAAGTACAAAGATCCGAAGGCTGGGTCCGAGGTGCAGTTCCAGCCGAAGAAGATGAACAACTCGACGTTGCCGGAAAACGAGAACCGGCGCGAACTCGTCCGAGAAGGGCGCAAACTGTTCGCCAACACGTCGAACGAGATGCCGGAGCACGTCGGTAACGACCTGTCGTGTGCGAACTGCCACGGCGGCGGGTCGCTCCCGACGACCACCGGCATGGTTGGGCAGGATATCGACATGATTCCGCTGGTCGGCACCGCCGCCGGCTACCCCGAGTGGACGGGTCGGACCCAGCGTATGCGCGACATGCGACAGCGTATCATGGGTTGTTTCCTCCGAAGCATGAACGCCCCCGGCAGCGAGGAGGGCGTCCCGGCGTACGACAGCCGCGAGATTCAGGCTATGGAGTCGTACATGGTCTGGCTGAACAAGGGCACCCCGAGCGAGCGGGTCCCCTACTGGCGCCACATCGAGAAGCCGGAAGGTGACGAGAAGGTCCCCGTCTCCGAGGTCAACCCGGTCCGCGGGGCCGAACTCTACCTCGAGAACTGTGCGTCCTGTCACGGCGCGAACGGGCAGGGTGTCGAGGGTCAGTACCCGCCGCTCTGGGGTGAGGACTCCTTCAACGACGGCGCGGGGATGGGTCGGATGTACACCTCCGCCGGCTTCATCCGCGAGTCCATGCCCTACGGCGCGGGCCACACGTTCTCCAACTGGGAGGACGTGCAGGACGTCGCCGGATTCATGAACGCCCACAAACGGCCGCACCTGCCGCGCCAGCCCAAAGACTGGGCCGTGGCCGGTGCGCCGGACGAGGGCATCTACTACAACCGAACCCAGCAGCGGCTCGGCTACGACATGAATCCGATGACGAAGAAGCTCATGCTCGCCGGCATCCCCATCGACGACTCCGAAGTCACCCAGGAGATGATCCCGGAGGACACGAGCCGGTACGAACAGCCTCTCCGCAACGAATCGGTCGACGGGTCGTGGCAGACGACGTGGATTCGCACCTACGAGAACGTGGGCAACGAATCCGCGAGCAACGCCACCGCGTCGAACCAGTCGGCACTCGAACCGCAGGCCGCGGTATCGTCGGCGATGCGGGACGGTGAATCGGCCGAGACGCGAGCGGACACCGCAGGCTGA
- a CDS encoding thioredoxin family protein — MNAAPTLSDENYSYHGDTRWQTNVSAAEATAAAEDKPIIVYFWTTWCTYCEDYNREVYADPAVQSELDDFVKVAVNLDSDAPAGNRLQRKYNVDYPPQHVIIRPDGEVLVRINGYAGKSDFLSYLDAAKSEYARGKRQ; from the coding sequence ATGAATGCAGCACCCACGCTGAGCGACGAGAACTACTCGTATCACGGAGATACACGGTGGCAGACCAACGTCTCGGCGGCGGAGGCGACGGCGGCCGCCGAGGACAAGCCGATCATCGTCTACTTCTGGACGACGTGGTGTACGTACTGTGAGGATTACAACCGCGAGGTGTACGCCGACCCAGCGGTGCAGTCGGAACTGGACGACTTCGTGAAAGTGGCGGTGAATCTCGACAGCGACGCACCGGCGGGGAACCGGTTACAGCGGAAGTACAACGTCGACTACCCGCCACAGCACGTCATCATCAGGCCGGACGGTGAGGTGCTCGTCCGCATCAACGGCTACGCCGGGAAGAGCGACTTCCTCTCCTATCTCGACGCGGCGAAAAGCGAGTACGCGCGGGGCAAGCGTCAATGA